In one Heteronotia binoei isolate CCM8104 ecotype False Entrance Well chromosome 1, APGP_CSIRO_Hbin_v1, whole genome shotgun sequence genomic region, the following are encoded:
- the RNASEH2C gene encoding ribonuclease H2 subunit C codes for MAGEDRSLVRLALGTLQEAPHDRLHLLPCVIQHDGSAAVQRYFTPAIRGPQEPESGDESTVSFRGRMLKGKQVLVPEGYVGLVLEEAAAPYLSSKERNMQVKSTFDSMTVWNLERAPNESDEILKAFSWPKIAEGIHAPVADDK; via the exons ATGGCTGGGGAGGACCGGTCTCTGGTGCGGCTGGCGCTGGGCACGCTGCAGGAGGCGCCGCACGACCGGCTGCATCTCCTGCCCTGCGTCATCCAGCACGACGGCAGCGCTGCGGTCCAGCGCTACTTCACGCCGGCCATCCGCGGCCCGCAGGAGCCAGAGTCGGGCGACG AGTCAACTGTGTCTTTCCGTGGCCGAATGCTAAAGGGGAAACAAGTCCTTGTCCCTGAGGGGTACGTGGGACTGGTACTAGAGGAGGCAGCAGCTCCTTACTTGTCATCAAAG GAGCGGAATATGCAGGTGAAGTCTACCTTTGACTCAATGACTGTGTGGAACCTGGAACGGGCACCAAATGAGAGCGATGAGATCCTCAAGGCCTTCAGCTGGCCAAAGATTGCAGAGGGT ATCCATGCTCCTGTAGCGGATGACAAATAA
- the AP5B1 gene encoding AP-5 complex subunit beta-1 → MSPRNTEGWTSAVASFRSCPTAFLSAYGANDTFVSELLQDLHNEKLGEQIKVSMLSLFLEYPTLLCPDDKMGQEAAASLLSLFAQLGSSPKLLSLRCNLLFAMGTVLLATEAFAEGCPTSHEYLSLLFHLALDLNDRHGGSAERPVRVAACECLREVECCHPGLLSRRLETLRTLQQQETSLAHQGYTLLYSLALRNAILLLARGGQGTLGELLAGSEGLVWEATKELGDLSLAAIDQLLLMPSSGDLKELKSVVSALLDSSYLLSPAAQSHLLWHLAQAMSIVRTQSPAIFKAQLVRLFGTADVALLHAILQLKSLFTDSLFTAEDEAFLLRRLVGMAQHPALPAPVKLFHLDCLLHFPENRPLGSGMEEGLPVLLTPRTISGLFPGLFQDQGSILARLNLLCLVCMESEGPAAEQGVSYLLEHVLALGGLVAGGGGQEASRLFFRAAFLFSRYFGSRAQPMGELTRCLLDLYRQNCALAPNIINFLDEVWVVLEEPSWAGSFAHALQELIVGLPLQERELSWHLKVLARLAKEKGIPQRSTMQFLRRLVALDQLGDWRSGQILLSVCRNLMQLQPLPAPYQLADLLQAVSLCHVDVDVRDRARFYYTLLASLSNEKLGAVLAPQGPIKARTLSSSIVADSESFVASLTVHPAERAPMRLERVGKSSELPAAPCTEQDVDSYCQWLLEPRPPSQLNLMYRLVHTGPPSPPCDLLLCVVLRFVCSDRHYEPVPELCVPCLSASRPPQPVTLTLQPRCPYPTHVYVFVVYTTQKGLTQCSQLEPLEVAFPDFFLPLKLPAWPPEKRHQLFGALWHRLCPDSNKTCAESLICWPVAPPSLRHLVQDHFARYILAEQSGSYEIGMALPPQYHILLQVQSVEDTARVSIRTDNWKLLPSLNSYLRGLVEAG, encoded by the exons ATGAGCCCAAGGAATACAGAGGGCTGGACCAGTGCTGTGGCCTCTTTCCGTTCGTGCCCCACAGCCTTCCTTTCCGCCTATGGGGCCAATGACACCTTTGTATCTGAACTGTTGCAGGATCTGCACAATGAAAAACTTGGGGAGCAGATCAAG GTCTCCATGTTGTCACTCTTCTTGGAATACCCCACTCTGTTGTGCCCAGATGACAAGATGGGGCAAGAAGCCGCAGCATCCTTGCTGTCCCTTTTTGCCCAGCTGGGCTCCTCGCCTAAACTGCTGTCTCTGCGGTGCAACCTGCTTTTTGCCATGGGGACTGTGCTGCTGGCCACAGAGGCCTTTGCCGAGGGCTGCCCAACTTCCCACGAATACCTCTCCCTGCTCTTTCACCTGGCTTTGGACCTCAACGACCGGCATGGGGGGTCTGCAGAAAGACCCGTACGGGTAGCTGCTTGTGAGTGCCTGAGAGAGGTGGAGTGTTGCCACCCTGGCTTGCTGTCACGGCGCTTGGAGACCCTGCGTACCTTGCAGCAACAGGAAACCTCCCTGGCCCATCAGGGTTACACCTTGCTCTATAGTTTGGCTTTGCGGAACGCGATCTTGCTACTTGCGCGGGGTGGCCAGGGAACCCTGGGGGAACTTCTGGCAGGCAGCGAGGGTCTGGTCTGGGAGGCTACAAAGGAGCTGGGTGACCTATCCTTGGCCGCTATTGACCAGCTGCTTCTGATGCCGTCCTCGGGGGACCTCAAGGAGTTGAAATCGGTGGTCTCGGCTCTGTTGGACAGCTCTTACCTTCTGTCCCCAGCCGCTCaaagccacctcctgtggcacttgGCCCAAGCCATGAGCATCGTGCGCACGCAGTCTCCGGCCATCTTCAAAGCCCAGCTGGTGCGACTCTTTGGCACAGCCGACGTGGCGCTGCTGCACGCCATCCTGCAACTCAAGTCCCTCTTCACAGACAGCCTCTTCACTGCCGAAGATGAGGCTTTCTTGCTTCGCCGCCTGGTGGGCATGGCCCAACACCCGGCTTTGCCCGCTCCGGTGAAACTCTTCCACCTGGATTGCCTCTTGCACTTCCCTGAGAACCGGCCACTGGGCTCGGGCATGGAGGAGGGCCTGCCGGTTTTGCTCACACCCCGCACGATTTCTGGCCTTTTCCCCGGGCTCTTCCAGGATCAGGGCTCCATCTTGGCACGGCTGAACTTGCTGTGTCTGGTGTGCATGGAGAGCGAGGGGCCTGCTGCCGAACAAGGGGTGAGCTACCTCTTGGAGCACGTGCTGGCTCTTGGGGGACTGGTGGCCGGGGGAGGTGGGCAGGAGGCCTCCCGGCTCTTTTTCCGAGCAGCGTTCCTTTTTTCCCGGTATTTTGGCTCCCGAGCACAGCCCATGGGAGAGCTGACCCGCTGCCTCTTGGATCTCTATCGTCAGAACTGTGCTCTGGCACCAAACATTATCAACTTCTTGGACGAAGTGTGGGTGGTGCTGGAAGAGCCCAGCTGGGCTGGTTCCTTTGCTCACGCATTGCAAGAGCTGATAGTGGGGTTGCCCTTGCAAGAGAGGGAGCTGAGCTGGCATCTCAAAGTCTTGGCCAGGTTGGCAAAGGAGAAGGGCATTCCCCAAAGGAGCACCATGCAGTTTCTGAGGCGTTTGGTTGCCTTGGACCAACTAGGCGACTGGCGCTCGGGACAgattctcctgagcgtctgccgCAATTTGATGCAGCTCCAGCCACTGCCTGCTCCGTACCAGCTGGCAGACCTCCTGCAGGCTGTCTCCCTCTGCCACGTGGATGTCGATGTCCGAGACCGGGCTCGGTTCTACtacaccctgctggccagcctcTCCAACGAGAAACTTGGGGCTGTGCTGGCCCCACAAGGCCCCATCAAGGCCCGGACGCTCTCCTCCTCCATCGTGGCTGACAGCGAGAGCTTTGTGGCTTCTCTGACGGTGCACCCAGCTGAGCGAGCCCCCATGCGGCTGGAAAGGGTGGGGAAGAGCAGCGAACTGCCTGCAGCCCCCTGCACCGAGCAAGATGTGGACAGCTATTGCCAGTGGTTGCTGGAGCCGCGGCCCCCCTCACAGCTGAATTTGATGTACCGGCTGGTCCACACAGGTCCCCCTAGTCCCCCCTGCGACCTCCTGCTTTGCGTGGTGCTGCGTTTTGTGTGCTCTGACCGGCATTATGAGCCTGTGCCAGAACTGTGTGTGCCCTGCCTCTCGGCAAGCCGTCCACCCCAGCCTGTGACCCTGACACTGCAGCCACGTTGTCCCTACCCCACACATGTCTACGTCTTTGTGGTGTATACAACTCAGAAGGGCCTTACCCAGTGCAGCCAGCTGGAGCCACTGGAAGTAGCTTTTCCCGATTTCTTCTTGCCCCTGAAGCTGCCAGCTTGGCCCCCTGAGAAGCGACACCAACTCTTTGGCGCTCTTTGGCACCGGCTTTGCCCAGACAGCAACAAGACTTGTGCCGAAAGCCTCATCTGCTGGCCTGTGGCCCCTCCGTCCCTGAGGCACTTGGTACAGGATCATTTTGCCAGGTACATTCTAGCCGAACAGTCAGGCTCGTATGAAATCGGCATGGCTCTGCCGCCGCAGTACCACATCCTGCTGCAAGTGCAAAGCGTTGAAGACACTGCCCGAGTGAGCATCCGAACAGACAACTGGAAGCTCTTGCCTTCCCTAAACAGCTACTTGCGGGGTCTGGTGGAGGCAGGGTGA